The Arachis hypogaea cultivar Tifrunner chromosome 19, arahy.Tifrunner.gnm2.J5K5, whole genome shotgun sequence genome has a window encoding:
- the LOC112777006 gene encoding large ribosomal subunit protein eL14 yields MPFKRFIEIGRVALINYGKEHGRLVVIVDVIDQNRALVDAPDMVRSQVNFKRLSLTDLKVDIKRVPKKKELIKAMEDADVKNKWEKSSWGRKLIVRKTRANLNDFDRFKLMLVKIKKAAVVRQELAKLKKTSA; encoded by the exons ATG CCGTTCAAGAGGTTCATCGAGATCGGGAGGGTGGCCCTCATCAACTACGGCAAAGAACACGGCAGGCTCGTCGTCATCGTCGACGTTATCGACCAGAACAGA GCTCTGGTTGATGCACCTGACATGGTTAGGTCACAAGTGAACTTCAAGAGACTGTCATTGACGGACCTCAAGGTTGACATAAAGAGGGTGCCGAAGAAGAAGGAACTGATTAAAGCCATGGAGGATGCTGATGTCAAGAACAAGTGGGAGAAGAGTTCCTGGGGAAGAAAGCTCATTGTTAGGAAGACTAGGGCTAACCTTAATGATTTTGATAGGTTCAAGCTCATGCTGGTCAAAATCAAG AAGGCTGCTGTTGTTAGGCAAGAGCTTGCAAAGTTGAAGAAGACCTCAGCTTAG